A region of the Littorina saxatilis isolate snail1 linkage group LG12, US_GU_Lsax_2.0, whole genome shotgun sequence genome:
CAATTACTCAGTACTCCGCCGCTGGACTACAGACGTTCGGATGAACCCAGTCcacatcaagaaagaagaagaagaagaagaagaagaagaagaacgcagaattgattttttctgagttttttttagccgtaagcgccatatTTAttggagcaggaaactcttccagagtgaggcccctttgttggtttcactgcagcCGCCAGCAGTTATGAAAAATttgaaatgagaaatggcgcttacggctaaaaaaaaaactcagaaaaaatcatatagcagtttcgtccagactggactccagcttttgcttttcttatttttctctatcgtccaagcccataaaatcgaacaaggcggattgcgtttggatttccctctttcagatgactgagattgccccccttgaatcgatcggtctcaaggccagttaaacggtactggccgcgtgttcaagatgggcTGACGAAAGCAATCGTCTGCTACACACGATGCCACAACCTCTGTGCTGCGCCGATTTAAAAACAGCTTTAATAAAAGCTGAGTcattaattgtatggacaatacattatcttatgtcttataAAGAAAACTGTGTGTGTCACCAGATGTGTAACGCGTGTGTCTTAAACCGTTAACAGGCAGGTGAATGCGTCGAGGAAAAGTTTCCGTTTAAATGTACTCATATTCATTGACAACAAAGGTTGTATACATATGTTATtgtcatttaaaaaatgttTTCCCGACCACTTGAAAAAATTCCGTTCATGCCGGTAAGGCAACTATAAGGTACAATAACCGCACGACTTTTTGTGGCCTCAAGACGTTAAATTGCTTCGGCTcaacgacgggcgctgtggcggggtggtaagacgtcggcctcttaatcggaaggtcgagggttcgaatcccggccgcggccgcctggtgggttaagtgtggagatttttccgatctccgagatcaacttatgtgcagacctgctatcccccttcgtgtgtacacacaagcacatgaccgaatgcgcacggaaaagatcctgtaatccatgtcagagttcggtgggttatagaaacacgaaaatatccagcatacttcctccgaaagcggcgtatgcatggctgcctaaatggcggggtaaaaacggtcatacacgtaaaatgggagtttcagcccacgaacgcagaagaagaagaagcttcggCTCAACACAAAGCCCTTATCAACACATGGCCCCCCTTATCATCAACAGCCAGTGTTTCAGTTTGTGTAGAAATCAAATTCAATATGTAAACctagaagaaaaaacccacggAAAATGCTTCCGCCGACCGACTAACCCAAGCTAGTCACACCGTGCTTGTCACACATCGTTGAAATAATGTTGTATGTCAATACCTCATGGGGATTATGTGTAAGAACCATTTGTCACGATTTGACATTTTGCCAGCCTGCACACTGAAGAGTACTTGCAGGACATACGCCGTGCACTCAGTCGGCCCAACGCCTGATCCAGTCAGGTCTCAACCATGCACCAATCGGACACTTTATTGTCACACCGTTACCGCTAGTAACCGGGACCAAACTCGATCGCTCATCGCTTGGCGCGTTATTTTTCAGCCCCACCCGATCGAAGTATTATCGCTTGGCCAGACGGACGAGTTCGCTTCAGCGCAGAAAAACGCGCAGTGACACTCGTTTGTGCTACTTTTCGCGCCAAACTGTGCGAACCTGACACCCCTTTCTTCTTCcttaacctcccccccccccccccaaaaccgTGACCACCCGCGACCTACCCCTGAAGTAAGGACCTGTCTTTGCAAGGCGCGAGTGAAACCACCCGAGCAAAATCCCCCTCCACCCCGCGCTAGCAACTCACACCCTACCCTCTCCACCCCACCCTGAGAGCGTCAGTCAGCCACCCGGTTACCCAGTGGCAGTTAGACTCGTCAGTTGGGTCCTGTGCTCAGACTAGTGCGGACATCTTTGCTCGCTGCTCGATCAACGCCTCTGTGTGCCGTGTCACTGTCACTTCCCCGTTGTGGAACACTGCCAGGACCGTACTAACCATCCTTTACCATGGGCGAATGGCAGAACGGCCTGTTCGGCTGCTTTAACAACTGCGGCATCTGTGTCGTCACGTACTTCGTGCCTTGCTACACCGCGGGTAAGAACGCAGAGGCGGTGGGCGAGAGCTGCTGCCTGTACGGCTTCCTGTCCATCCTCGGCTGCATCGGCATCTACACCCGCGCCAAGATCAGGGGCAAGATCAGGGAGAGCAAGGGAATTGAAGTAAGTCTTGGGAAACTTGCTTGCtaacttactttttttttgccCCCAGAACTagagtctatttgggacataagGTGGTCATATGCTAAGCGTGTGAGTAACTAGTCCCTCGTGAGCCAGATCAGGGAGACCGAGGGAATTGAAGTTAGTGTGGGCAACAGCTTCCTCGCTGATTTTCTCTCTAGACTAGTCCATCTTAAGGGCGAGggtcaaatgtaaaaaaaacaaatcactgCTAATTCTATTTAGCCTCgtttaaataaagaattgtcattgtcgttCTCTAAAGTCTCATAGTAAATGGGGCGAAGTCTACACAGCAAAGCTGGCTGCAAGCTTTGACAATGATCGGTAACACTTGAACACTTGaattgggtagcgccgtatactgtacgGCAGCCTGCTTTCCCCTGTGCAAAAGCAACCCGAATGTTCATAAGGATAACCTTGCAGGAATATGTGCAATCTGTGAAATCTTATCATTTGGCCTCAAACAAGGACCGCCTTTAATCTTgtccggtgtgacgttttcatctttcgccgtgttgatatttcgcttctcggcctcgttgatctagtataaactctacactgaacaaaaaaacatccttcgatagtactgatgagcgac
Encoded here:
- the LOC138982692 gene encoding uncharacterized protein, which codes for MGEWQNGLFGCFNNCGICVVTYFVPCYTAGKNAEAVGESCCLYGFLSILGCIGIYTRAKIRGKIRESKGIEGGFGNDCIMHWFCGVCSLAQEAQELDPAGGAIARE